One genomic region from Nocardia vinacea encodes:
- the pgm gene encoding phosphoglucomutase (alpha-D-glucose-1,6-bisphosphate-dependent) — MAHDRAGRPARPTDLEDIARLVTAYYSRIPDPAEPAQQVAFGTSGHRGSSLDTAFNEAHILAITQSIVEYRATRGITGPVYLARDTHALSEPAWTTALEVLAANDVTAMIDARDRYTPTPALSHAVLRHNRGGAKHQADGIVVTPSHNPPRDGGFKYNPPHGGPADTKATDAIANRANELLRNGLAGVRRTTLRHALENCVERYDYLDHYIADLPNVLNLDAIRGAGIRLGADPMGGASVDYWEEIGQRYDLELEVVNPFVDPTWRFMTLDSDGKIRMDPSSRYAMASLIAIKDDYDISTGNDADADRHGIVTPDGGLMNPNHFLAVAIEYLVANRMGWDALTKIGKTAVSSSMIDRVVSVLGRDVYEVPVGFKFFVPGLFSGSLAFGGEESAGASFLRMDGTVWTTDKDGILLALLATEIAAVTGQSPSARYVELEKRYGSPAYARIDAVATPEQKALLGKLTPDMITTKEIAGEPITAVLTRARGNGAPLGGLKVTTENAWFAARPSGTEDKYKIYAESFEGPEHLTQVQAAAEEVVGQALSGE; from the coding sequence ATGGCCCATGATCGAGCCGGGCGACCCGCGCGTCCCACCGACCTGGAGGACATCGCGCGTCTGGTGACGGCCTACTACAGCCGGATCCCGGATCCGGCGGAGCCGGCGCAGCAGGTGGCGTTCGGCACCTCGGGGCATCGGGGTTCCAGTCTGGATACCGCGTTCAACGAGGCGCATATCCTGGCCATCACCCAGTCGATCGTGGAATACCGTGCCACGCGGGGGATTACTGGTCCGGTCTATCTGGCCCGCGATACCCACGCATTGTCCGAACCCGCGTGGACCACCGCACTCGAGGTGCTCGCCGCCAATGATGTGACCGCGATGATCGACGCGCGCGATCGCTACACCCCGACGCCCGCGCTGAGTCATGCGGTGTTGCGGCACAACCGCGGTGGGGCAAAGCATCAGGCCGATGGCATCGTCGTCACGCCGTCGCACAATCCGCCGCGCGACGGCGGCTTCAAATACAACCCGCCGCACGGCGGTCCGGCCGATACCAAGGCCACCGACGCGATCGCCAACCGCGCCAACGAACTGTTGCGCAACGGCTTGGCCGGGGTGCGGCGGACCACGCTTCGCCATGCGCTGGAAAACTGCGTCGAGCGCTACGACTACCTCGACCACTACATCGCGGATCTGCCGAATGTGTTGAACCTGGATGCCATTCGCGGCGCCGGGATCCGGCTCGGCGCCGATCCGATGGGTGGGGCCAGCGTCGACTACTGGGAGGAGATCGGGCAGCGCTACGACCTCGAACTCGAGGTCGTCAACCCGTTCGTCGATCCGACCTGGCGGTTCATGACGCTGGACTCCGACGGCAAGATTCGGATGGATCCGTCCTCGCGCTATGCGATGGCCTCGCTGATCGCCATCAAGGACGACTACGACATCTCCACCGGCAACGACGCCGACGCGGATCGGCACGGCATCGTCACACCCGATGGCGGACTGATGAATCCGAACCACTTCCTCGCGGTCGCCATCGAATATCTGGTCGCGAACCGGATGGGCTGGGATGCGCTCACCAAGATCGGCAAGACGGCGGTGAGTTCGTCGATGATCGACCGGGTGGTCAGTGTGCTCGGGCGCGATGTGTACGAGGTGCCGGTCGGCTTCAAGTTCTTCGTGCCCGGATTATTCAGCGGCAGTCTGGCTTTCGGCGGTGAGGAGAGTGCGGGCGCATCGTTCCTGCGGATGGACGGCACCGTGTGGACCACCGACAAGGACGGCATCCTGCTCGCCCTGCTGGCCACCGAGATCGCCGCGGTCACCGGCCAGAGCCCGTCCGCGCGCTATGTCGAACTCGAGAAGCGCTACGGCAGTCCGGCCTATGCCCGCATCGACGCCGTCGCGACTCCGGAACAGAAAGCACTGCTCGGGAAGTTGACACCGGACATGATCACCACAAAGGAGATCGCCGGTGAGCCGATCACCGCGGTCCTCACTCGAGCCCGCGGCAACGGCGCCCCCCTCGGCGGCCTGAAGGTCACCACCGAAAACGCCTGGTTCGCCGCCCGCCCCTCCGGCACCGAAGACAAGTACAAGATCTACGCGGAGTCCTTCGAGGGCCCCGAACACCTGACCCAGGTCCAGGCGGCCGCGGAAGAAGTGGTCGGGCAGGCGCTGTCCGGTGAGTGA
- a CDS encoding CrcB family protein, with protein MMAVLVLAGGMLGAPARYLIDRAMAARFESLLPLGTLTVNIVGSALLGGLIGAGANSWLLAAAGTGFCGALTTFSTFGYETIRLAAEGAYAYAVGNVVISVVTSLTAVFVAAATTQWLWT; from the coding sequence ATGATGGCGGTGCTCGTCCTAGCCGGCGGCATGCTCGGCGCGCCTGCGCGGTATCTCATCGACCGTGCGATGGCCGCGCGATTCGAATCTCTGCTGCCGCTGGGCACATTGACCGTTAACATTGTCGGTTCGGCGTTGCTCGGTGGACTGATCGGCGCCGGCGCGAACAGCTGGCTGCTGGCCGCCGCGGGAACAGGTTTCTGCGGTGCGCTGACCACATTCAGCACATTCGGCTACGAGACGATCAGGCTCGCGGCCGAGGGTGCCTACGCCTATGCGGTGGGCAATGTGGTGATCAGCGTCGTGACCAGCCTGACCGCGGTGTTCGTCGCCGCGGCCACGACCCAGTGGTTGTGGACATGA
- a CDS encoding DUF190 domain-containing protein codes for MKDSPTGTGPAAGQWQSAARLTLLLDEDDKWRHGPLYHEIVRRARDTGLAGASVWRGVEGYGASSRIHTSRILDLAEHLPVLVMIIDETERLRDFVEQNSEVLAAVNVALSEVEIWQPTLGVAR; via the coding sequence ATGAAAGATTCACCGACGGGCACTGGTCCGGCGGCGGGACAGTGGCAGTCGGCCGCGCGGCTGACACTGCTGCTCGACGAGGACGACAAGTGGCGACACGGGCCCCTCTACCACGAGATCGTGCGGCGCGCCCGGGACACCGGACTGGCCGGTGCCAGCGTGTGGCGCGGCGTGGAAGGTTACGGCGCGTCCTCGCGCATCCACACCAGTCGGATCCTCGATCTGGCCGAACACCTACCCGTGCTGGTGATGATCATTGACGAGACCGAGCGGTTGCGTGACTTCGTCGAACAGAATTCCGAGGTGCTCGCCGCGGTGAATGTCGCATTGTCCGAAGTAGAGATCTGGCAGCCGACGCTGGGGGTCGCCCGATGA
- the crcB gene encoding fluoride efflux transporter CrcB: MTFGSAGGQRMGQRARNPAVEPSVLVVISLGGGLGALARYGIGVWWPAQPHRVPWATFTINVVGCFAIGILMVLITEVWVAHRLLRPFLGIGVLGGFTTFSTYSLEVRRLLESGAPVEALGYLGGTVVAGLGAVVLGMVLARWATGTARRTS; the protein is encoded by the coding sequence GTGACATTCGGCTCGGCAGGAGGTCAGCGCATGGGTCAGCGGGCCCGCAACCCTGCCGTCGAGCCGTCCGTGCTGGTGGTGATCTCCCTCGGCGGTGGTCTCGGCGCGCTGGCGCGCTACGGCATCGGCGTGTGGTGGCCCGCACAACCGCACCGGGTCCCCTGGGCGACCTTCACGATCAATGTCGTGGGATGCTTTGCGATCGGAATTCTGATGGTTCTGATCACCGAGGTATGGGTAGCCCACAGACTGCTCCGCCCATTTCTCGGTATCGGCGTGCTCGGCGGCTTCACCACTTTTTCCACCTACAGCCTCGAGGTTCGTAGACTGCTCGAATCGGGTGCGCCGGTCGAGGCGCTCGGCTATCTCGGGGGGACGGTGGTGGCGGGCCTTGGGGCGGTCGTGCTCGGCATGGTTTTGGCGCGGTGGGCTACTGGTACGGCACGGCGGACGAGTTGA
- a CDS encoding lipase family protein, which produces MAISEAPRKTAQNGRQQLFGRSIRGNWGSSVRRLGVAASAVALAALGYAPPAMAQAIYPIPEPDGFYWAPPDVGNFQPGDVIRSRPVAAAGFPGATAWQLLYRSTDSAGNPIAAMTTLLLPAGGGLNRPLVSYQAFVNSLGLQCAPSHSLFDGGMQEGPALNLLLARGWAVAVPDHLGPTSAYGAARLGGRLTLDGIRAVKRFAPADLAASPVGMAGYSGGAMATGFAAAMAPEYAPELPIVGVAQGGVPVNIGKLARDVGRQPSPLFGLGFAATVGLEREYPAQLSMERFLNPEGWALRSQVANACTSEIIAAGANKDFDDVFNGSMFDTDDAAIGILHENSLEIYPGVPRAPIYEWHGANDQVDPWLAREVVDRYCTAGTPVLFDLIPGTDHNAAIFAGAPRAFNYLSDRFAGLPAPSNC; this is translated from the coding sequence ATGGCGATATCCGAAGCGCCTCGAAAGACGGCGCAAAACGGGCGCCAGCAACTGTTCGGCAGATCGATTCGTGGCAACTGGGGGTCTTCGGTCCGGCGACTCGGTGTCGCGGCATCGGCGGTCGCGCTGGCCGCACTCGGCTATGCGCCGCCCGCCATGGCACAGGCGATCTATCCGATTCCAGAGCCGGACGGTTTCTATTGGGCGCCACCGGATGTGGGCAACTTCCAGCCCGGCGATGTGATCCGCAGTCGGCCGGTGGCCGCGGCGGGCTTTCCAGGCGCGACAGCATGGCAGTTGCTGTACCGGTCGACCGATTCGGCAGGCAATCCCATCGCGGCCATGACTACCCTGCTGCTACCCGCGGGCGGCGGACTCAACCGGCCGCTGGTCTCGTATCAAGCGTTCGTCAATTCGCTCGGCCTGCAGTGCGCGCCGTCGCACAGCCTCTTCGATGGCGGCATGCAAGAGGGGCCCGCGCTGAATCTGCTGCTGGCTCGCGGCTGGGCGGTCGCCGTTCCCGACCACCTCGGGCCGACCAGCGCCTATGGCGCGGCCCGCCTCGGCGGTCGGCTCACCCTGGACGGGATACGCGCGGTAAAGCGTTTCGCGCCAGCCGATCTCGCGGCTAGTCCGGTCGGTATGGCGGGATACTCGGGCGGCGCTATGGCGACCGGATTCGCGGCGGCGATGGCACCGGAGTACGCGCCGGAGCTGCCGATCGTCGGGGTCGCGCAGGGCGGGGTTCCGGTGAATATCGGTAAGCTGGCCCGCGATGTCGGCAGGCAGCCGAGCCCGCTGTTCGGCCTCGGATTCGCTGCCACCGTCGGTCTGGAGCGCGAATATCCGGCCCAGCTCTCGATGGAGCGGTTCCTCAATCCCGAGGGTTGGGCACTGCGCAGCCAGGTTGCGAATGCCTGCACCTCCGAAATCATCGCGGCGGGCGCGAACAAGGACTTCGACGATGTCTTCAACGGCTCGATGTTCGACACCGACGACGCCGCGATCGGGATCCTGCACGAGAACAGCCTGGAGATATATCCCGGTGTACCACGCGCTCCGATCTACGAATGGCACGGCGCCAACGATCAGGTGGATCCGTGGCTGGCCCGCGAGGTGGTGGACCGCTATTGCACGGCGGGCACGCCGGTGCTGTTCGACCTGATTCCGGGCACCGACCACAATGCGGCGATATTCGCCGGTGCGCCACGGGCATTCAACTATCTGTCCGACCGGTTCGCGGGACTCCCGGCCCCGAGCAACTGCTGA
- a CDS encoding MFS transporter has protein sequence MTTTLDRGAPAPEKTDSGRRGSHALRWWVLAVLGVAQLMVVLDATVVNIALPAAQQDLGFSDGDRQWVVTGYALAFGSLLLLGGRLSDLFGRRNTFIIGLIGFAVASAVGGAATSFEMLVAARVGQGVFGALLAPAALSLLTVTFTEPGERAKAFGIFGAVAGAGGAIGLLLGGMLTEWASWRWVMFVNLGFAAVALVGAVLLLAKHVVAERPKLDIPGTVVVTAALFGIVYGFSHAESASWGNPVTLGFLIGGAALLAVFVWIETRVANPLLPLRIVLDRTRGGSFLTVFVMGIGMFAIFLFLTYYMQLSMGYSPIKTGLAFLPMVAGMVVSSTTVPSLLLPKVGPKMVVAGGFLVAAFGMAWLTQISLDSGYVANILPALILMGLGLGGAMSTAFQGATAGVHHEDAGVASAMINTSQQVGGSIGTALLSTIAASAATDYLSSHTPGPLAVAQAQIESYTTSFWWATAIFVAGAVITAFLMPNTVPAPSEGEPVIVH, from the coding sequence ATGACTACCACGTTGGACCGTGGGGCACCCGCCCCCGAGAAAACCGACTCGGGCCGCCGCGGCTCGCACGCCCTGCGCTGGTGGGTGCTCGCCGTACTCGGCGTGGCTCAGCTCATGGTTGTGCTCGACGCGACCGTGGTGAATATCGCGCTGCCCGCAGCGCAACAGGACCTCGGTTTCAGCGATGGCGATCGGCAGTGGGTCGTCACCGGTTACGCGCTGGCCTTCGGCAGCCTGTTGCTGCTCGGTGGCCGACTCAGTGACCTGTTCGGCCGACGTAACACCTTCATTATCGGCCTGATCGGATTCGCCGTCGCCTCCGCGGTCGGCGGCGCGGCCACCAGCTTCGAAATGCTGGTCGCGGCCCGCGTCGGACAGGGCGTCTTCGGTGCGCTGCTCGCGCCCGCCGCACTGTCGCTGCTCACGGTGACCTTCACCGAACCGGGTGAGCGCGCCAAGGCCTTCGGCATCTTCGGTGCGGTCGCCGGTGCGGGTGGCGCCATCGGTCTGTTGCTCGGCGGCATGCTCACCGAATGGGCCTCGTGGCGCTGGGTGATGTTCGTGAACCTCGGCTTTGCTGCGGTCGCGCTGGTGGGCGCGGTGCTGCTGCTGGCCAAGCATGTGGTCGCCGAACGGCCCAAGCTCGACATCCCAGGCACCGTTGTGGTGACCGCCGCACTGTTCGGCATCGTCTACGGGTTCTCGCACGCCGAGTCGGCCAGCTGGGGCAACCCGGTCACCCTCGGTTTCCTGATCGGTGGCGCCGCCCTGCTCGCGGTGTTCGTGTGGATCGAGACCCGGGTCGCGAATCCGTTGTTGCCGCTGCGCATCGTGCTGGACCGCACTCGCGGCGGTTCGTTCCTGACGGTATTCGTCATGGGCATCGGAATGTTCGCGATCTTCCTGTTCCTGACCTACTACATGCAGCTGAGCATGGGGTACTCGCCGATCAAGACCGGTCTGGCGTTCCTGCCGATGGTGGCGGGCATGGTCGTCTCCTCGACCACGGTGCCCTCGCTGCTGCTGCCGAAGGTCGGTCCGAAAATGGTGGTCGCCGGTGGCTTCCTGGTCGCCGCGTTCGGCATGGCATGGCTGACCCAGATCAGCTTGGACAGCGGCTATGTCGCGAATATCCTGCCCGCCCTGATCCTGATGGGTCTCGGTCTCGGTGGTGCGATGTCGACCGCCTTCCAGGGAGCGACGGCCGGTGTACACCACGAGGATGCCGGTGTCGCCTCGGCGATGATCAACACCAGCCAGCAGGTCGGCGGTTCGATCGGCACGGCGCTGCTGAGCACCATCGCCGCCTCGGCCGCGACGGACTACCTGTCGTCGCATACGCCGGGTCCACTCGCCGTGGCACAGGCCCAGATCGAGAGCTACACGACCAGCTTCTGGTGGGCCACCGCGATTTTCGTGGCCGGTGCGGTGATCACCGCATTCCTGATGCCGAATACGGTTCCGGCTCCGTCGGAAGGCGAACCAGTAATCGTGCACTGA
- a CDS encoding TetR/AcrR family transcriptional regulator → MNPATTVPPPRRLRADAARNQQRIVEAARQLFADHGLEITLDDVAERAGVGVGTVYRRFANKKELIAEVFEQNVGEFAVAAETAAKHPDPWLGLVQFFEYACTHLATNRGFSEVMLELEEDLERFAQLRDRIKPTVAAVIDRAREAGALQPDIEPSDFFALIHMVDALAEFSKPVNPNAWQRYMAIALNGVRSDDTPRRLLPAPPLTDEEVEQAKSFACAGRKR, encoded by the coding sequence GTGAATCCCGCCACTACCGTGCCTCCACCTCGGCGTCTACGCGCCGACGCTGCCCGCAATCAGCAGCGCATCGTCGAGGCAGCCCGCCAGCTCTTCGCCGATCACGGCCTGGAGATCACCCTCGATGACGTGGCCGAACGCGCGGGGGTCGGCGTCGGCACCGTCTACCGACGCTTCGCCAACAAGAAGGAATTGATCGCCGAGGTCTTCGAACAGAACGTCGGCGAATTCGCCGTCGCCGCAGAGACCGCGGCCAAGCATCCCGACCCCTGGCTGGGACTGGTCCAGTTCTTCGAGTACGCCTGCACCCATCTGGCCACCAATCGCGGCTTCAGCGAGGTCATGCTCGAACTCGAGGAGGATCTGGAGCGCTTCGCCCAGTTGCGCGACCGGATCAAGCCGACCGTCGCCGCGGTCATCGATCGCGCGCGCGAGGCCGGCGCACTGCAGCCCGATATCGAGCCCTCGGACTTCTTCGCGCTGATCCACATGGTCGACGCGCTCGCCGAGTTCTCCAAGCCGGTGAATCCGAATGCCTGGCAGCGCTATATGGCCATCGCGCTCAACGGCGTTCGCAGCGATGACACGCCGCGCCGACTACTACCGGCACCCCCCTTGACGGATGAGGAAGTCGAACAAGCCAAGTCGTTCGCCTGCGCGGGCCGCAAGCGCTAG
- a CDS encoding D-arabinono-1,4-lactone oxidase gives MTNSWGNWAGDQQCAPAAIVAPRDTEELAEIIGRAATTGQTVRVAGAGHSFTDAVLTDGILLDLAKLNRILNVDRETGRVRVEAGVTLNAASNALHPLGLAFPNLGDIDVQTVAGATATATHGTGATLQNLSAAQQSIELVLADGSRVELNEESDPDGWRAARVSVGALGVVSAVTLQMVPSFVLEGIERPVPVEDVLTDLDAYVDGNQHFEFYMFGHSPLAMTKRNNPVDLPEQPRGRAADWFADILMSNYAFDALCRLGKRQPRLVPWIHRGAAYAGSYRRQVDRSYRVFASPRLIRFTEMEYAIPREHSVAAIREIKDLATRFDTLMPIEVRWVAPDDAFLSPAGGRETCYIAVHQYRGMDFEPYFRACEAVFDKYDGRPHWGKRHFQSAETLRPRYPDWDHFAEVRRRFDPKGRFANAYVERVLGSV, from the coding sequence ATGACCAACTCGTGGGGGAACTGGGCCGGGGATCAGCAGTGCGCGCCAGCCGCCATCGTCGCCCCGCGCGATACCGAAGAATTGGCCGAGATCATCGGCCGCGCCGCCACCACCGGACAGACAGTACGCGTCGCCGGTGCGGGTCATTCGTTCACCGATGCCGTACTCACCGACGGCATCCTGCTCGACCTCGCGAAGCTGAACCGCATCCTCAATGTGGACCGGGAGACCGGCCGCGTTCGAGTGGAGGCGGGCGTCACCCTCAATGCCGCGAGCAATGCATTGCATCCGCTCGGCCTGGCCTTCCCCAATCTCGGCGATATCGACGTGCAGACCGTCGCGGGCGCGACCGCCACCGCCACCCACGGCACCGGCGCGACCCTGCAAAACCTCTCGGCCGCACAGCAATCCATCGAACTGGTGCTCGCCGACGGCAGCCGAGTCGAGTTGAACGAGGAGTCCGATCCGGACGGCTGGCGCGCGGCGCGAGTCAGCGTCGGGGCGCTCGGCGTGGTCAGTGCGGTCACCCTGCAGATGGTGCCGTCGTTCGTGCTGGAGGGAATCGAGCGGCCGGTGCCGGTCGAGGACGTCCTCACGGATCTGGACGCCTATGTCGACGGCAACCAGCATTTCGAGTTCTACATGTTCGGCCACAGCCCGCTGGCGATGACGAAGCGCAATAACCCCGTCGACCTGCCGGAACAGCCGCGCGGCCGGGCCGCCGACTGGTTCGCCGACATCCTGATGTCCAACTACGCCTTCGACGCGCTGTGCCGACTCGGCAAGCGCCAGCCGCGGCTGGTGCCGTGGATCCATCGCGGCGCGGCGTATGCGGGCAGTTACCGCCGCCAGGTCGACCGCTCCTATCGAGTCTTCGCCTCACCCCGGTTGATTCGCTTCACCGAGATGGAATACGCGATCCCGCGCGAACATTCCGTCGCCGCCATCCGCGAGATCAAGGACCTCGCGACGCGGTTCGATACGCTGATGCCGATCGAGGTGCGCTGGGTCGCCCCCGATGACGCGTTTCTCTCCCCCGCCGGTGGCCGCGAAACCTGCTATATCGCCGTGCACCAGTACCGCGGCATGGACTTCGAGCCGTATTTTCGCGCCTGCGAAGCGGTTTTCGACAAGTACGACGGCCGCCCGCACTGGGGCAAGCGCCACTTCCAGAGCGCCGAGACGTTGCGGCCGCGCTATCCGGACTGGGACCACTTCGCCGAAGTACGCCGCCGCTTCGATCCCAAGGGCCGCTTCGCCAACGCCTACGTCGAGCGGGTACTCGGCTCTGTTTGA
- a CDS encoding Sir2 family NAD-dependent protein deacetylase → MTTDWRKRDGRIGVLTGAGISTDSGIPDFRGPRGVWTKDPIAELLSTYDAYLADPELRKRSWLARRDNPAWQAQPNAAHAALADLERAGRTITIITQNIDRLHQRAGSSPGRVIEIHGNMFEVVCVGCEYQTSMAATLARVAAGEADPPCPACGGILKSATIMFGQQMDRRTMTKAALTAEASDIFLAIGSSLQVEPAASMCAIAVDSGADLVIVNAEPTPYDSIATEVIREPIGTVLPRLVTEILAS, encoded by the coding sequence GTGACGACCGACTGGCGCAAACGGGACGGGCGGATCGGCGTGCTCACCGGCGCGGGCATCTCCACCGATTCCGGCATTCCCGACTTCCGCGGCCCCCGCGGCGTATGGACGAAAGACCCCATCGCCGAACTGTTGTCGACCTACGATGCCTACCTCGCCGATCCGGAGCTGCGCAAACGCTCCTGGCTGGCCCGCCGCGACAATCCGGCCTGGCAGGCCCAACCCAATGCCGCGCACGCCGCACTGGCCGACCTGGAGCGCGCCGGGCGCACCATCACGATCATCACCCAGAACATCGACCGACTGCACCAGCGCGCCGGATCCTCACCCGGCCGGGTGATCGAAATCCACGGCAATATGTTCGAAGTCGTCTGTGTCGGTTGCGAATACCAGACGAGCATGGCGGCCACCCTGGCGCGGGTGGCCGCGGGCGAGGCGGATCCGCCGTGTCCGGCCTGCGGCGGCATCCTGAAATCCGCGACCATCATGTTCGGCCAGCAGATGGATCGCCGCACCATGACCAAGGCCGCGCTGACCGCCGAGGCCAGCGATATCTTCCTGGCCATCGGTTCCTCGCTGCAGGTGGAGCCCGCCGCATCGATGTGCGCGATCGCCGTCGACAGCGGCGCGGATCTGGTCATCGTCAATGCCGAACCGACGCCCTACGACAGCATCGCCACCGAGGTCATCCGTGAACCCATCGGCACCGTCTTACCGCGCCTGGTCACCGAGATACTCGCCAGCTGA
- a CDS encoding oxygenase MpaB family protein, with the protein MTAAAFDADSRTAPERRPFAPGTRMWDETGLITFSLTAGSAFLLQTMEPTIAAVVDEHSTFRTDPLGRAVRSIGSVMMWIYGGDEAIAEADRLRKMHASLNTTTPDGVRHKALASGPWAWVLHTGTFAFTENAEYFARRPLTPAEKDAYYQETVQLMRNFMVAPKEVPANYTEFEKFFTDMVENHLQETGTAHDYLRVIRSIAPPEQLPRALRPAWKRMVAPVGRLQYFVTVGTTPEAARRKLGLTWSESDERKLKALGWFIARTVPLLPERVRYFPIAYEARRLARDRARLRKVINLRPM; encoded by the coding sequence ATGACCGCCGCCGCATTCGATGCCGATTCACGGACCGCACCGGAGCGCCGCCCGTTCGCACCGGGTACTCGAATGTGGGACGAAACCGGCCTGATCACCTTCTCCCTCACCGCCGGCTCGGCATTTCTGCTGCAGACCATGGAACCGACCATCGCCGCCGTGGTCGACGAACACTCCACCTTCCGCACCGATCCGCTCGGACGCGCGGTGCGCAGCATCGGTTCGGTGATGATGTGGATCTACGGCGGCGACGAGGCGATCGCCGAAGCGGATCGCCTGCGCAAGATGCACGCCTCGCTCAACACCACCACCCCCGATGGTGTCCGGCACAAGGCGCTGGCCTCCGGCCCGTGGGCCTGGGTGCTGCACACCGGTACCTTCGCCTTCACCGAGAATGCCGAATACTTCGCCCGCCGCCCGCTGACCCCGGCCGAGAAGGACGCGTACTACCAGGAAACGGTGCAGCTCATGCGCAATTTCATGGTGGCACCCAAGGAGGTTCCGGCGAACTACACCGAATTCGAGAAGTTTTTCACGGATATGGTGGAGAACCACCTGCAGGAGACCGGCACCGCGCACGATTACCTGCGGGTGATCCGGTCGATCGCGCCGCCCGAGCAATTGCCGCGTGCATTGCGCCCGGCCTGGAAGCGCATGGTCGCACCGGTCGGTCGGCTGCAGTATTTCGTAACCGTCGGCACCACCCCGGAGGCGGCCCGGCGCAAGCTCGGCCTGACGTGGTCGGAGTCCGATGAGCGCAAGCTGAAGGCGTTGGGCTGGTTCATCGCTCGCACGGTGCCGCTGCTGCCGGAGCGGGTGCGCTACTTCCCGATCGCATACGAGGCGCGGCGGCTCGCGCGCGATCGCGCGCGGCTGCGCAAGGTCATCAATTTGCGTCCCATGTGA
- a CDS encoding arsenate reductase ArsC → MAHKPSVLFVCVHNAGRSQMAAGFLDALAGDRIDAHTAGSAPADVINPAAVAVMAELGIDISTHAPKLLTVDAVAMSDVVVTMGCGDACPFFPGISYRDWMLPDATGEDIVIVRSIRDRIRILVENLIAELIPATAC, encoded by the coding sequence ATGGCTCACAAGCCCAGCGTGCTGTTCGTCTGTGTCCACAATGCGGGCCGGTCGCAAATGGCCGCCGGATTCCTCGATGCGCTTGCCGGCGACCGCATCGATGCGCACACCGCCGGGAGCGCGCCCGCCGACGTCATCAATCCGGCCGCCGTAGCGGTCATGGCCGAACTCGGTATCGATATCTCGACACACGCGCCGAAGCTGCTGACCGTGGACGCGGTGGCCATGTCCGATGTCGTCGTCACCATGGGTTGCGGCGATGCGTGCCCGTTCTTCCCCGGTATCAGCTACCGCGATTGGATGCTGCCCGATGCGACCGGTGAGGACATCGTCATCGTGCGCTCGATCCGCGACCGGATCCGTATCCTGGTGGAAAATCTGATCGCGGAACTGATCCCGGCCACCGCCTGCTGA
- a CDS encoding VOC family protein → MTPQLNVIGIVVSDMAASLAFYRRLGLEFPEADDGHMEAPLPGGMRLTLDTEAVIKSFHSDWQPPTSAGRLGLAFQCADPAEVDAVYSELIDAGYRGELKPWDAFWGQRYATILDPDGSSVDLYAPLSD, encoded by the coding sequence ATGACTCCACAACTCAATGTCATCGGCATTGTCGTCAGCGATATGGCCGCCTCACTCGCCTTCTACCGACGCCTGGGTCTCGAGTTCCCGGAGGCGGATGACGGGCATATGGAGGCCCCCTTGCCCGGCGGTATGCGGCTGACGCTGGATACCGAGGCCGTGATCAAGTCGTTCCACTCCGACTGGCAGCCACCGACTTCCGCGGGGCGACTCGGCCTGGCCTTCCAGTGCGCGGACCCCGCCGAGGTCGACGCGGTCTACAGCGAACTCATCGATGCCGGATACCGCGGCGAACTGAAGCCTTGGGACGCCTTCTGGGGCCAGCGCTACGCGACGATCCTGGACCCGGATGGCAGTAGCGTCGATCTGTACGCCCCGCTGTCGGATTGA